The Chitinophaga sp. H8 genome contains a region encoding:
- a CDS encoding SRPBCC family protein, translating to MANILHRVGIKTSSIDEVYRALTTQDGLADWWTTDTKGEGTQVGNIIAFRFGAGGFDMKVRKLNAPDLVEWEVADGPEEWIGTIINFELKQDGDYVIVLFRHLNWKEPIEFMHHCSTKWAIFLMSLKSLIETGKGKPNPIDIKIDNWN from the coding sequence ATGGCAAACATCTTACATCGGGTAGGAATCAAAACTTCGTCTATTGATGAAGTATACCGTGCCTTGACTACCCAAGACGGTCTAGCTGACTGGTGGACTACCGATACTAAAGGAGAAGGTACCCAGGTGGGGAATATCATAGCGTTCCGGTTTGGTGCTGGAGGGTTCGATATGAAAGTCCGGAAACTCAATGCGCCTGATCTGGTAGAATGGGAAGTAGCAGATGGTCCGGAGGAATGGATAGGCACCATCATAAATTTTGAACTTAAGCAGGATGGCGATTATGTTATCGTACTATTCAGGCATCTGAACTGGAAGGAACCTATAGAGTTCATGCACCATTGCAGTACCAAGTGGGCTATATTTCTAATGAGCCTCAAGTCGCTGATAGAAACGGGAAAAGGCAAACCTAATCCTATTGATATCAAAATTGATAACTGGAACTAA